A window of the Brassica napus cultivar Da-Ae chromosome C5, Da-Ae, whole genome shotgun sequence genome harbors these coding sequences:
- the LOC106397165 gene encoding serine/threonine-protein kinase STY13, translated as METPNEIKASPGNNLRNRGAVGNDSKKDMIFRADRIDLKNLDIQLEKHLSRVWSRNIEKNPKPKEEWEIELAKLEMSNVIARGAYGIVYKGIYDGQDVAVKVLDWGEDGYATTAETSALRASFRQEVGVWHKLNHPNVTKFVGASMGTTNLKIPSSAEMENSLPQRACCVVVEYLPGGTLKQYLFRNRRRKLAIRVVVQLALDLSRGLSYLHSERIVHRDVKTENMLLDYQRNLKIADFGVARVEAQNPKDMTGETGTLGYMAPEVLDGKPYNRRCDVYSFGICLWEIYCCAMPYPDLSFADVSSAVVRQNLRPDIPRCCPTSLSNIMKRCWDANPVKRPEMEEVVKMLEGVDTSKGGGMIPEDQRPGCFCFVSGRGP; from the exons atggaaACACCAAACGAGATAAAAGCTTCACCGGGAAACAACCTCAGAAACAGAGGAGCTGTTGGGAACGACAGCAAGAAAGACATGATTTTCCGAGCTGACAGGATCGATCTGAAGAATTTGGACATTCAGCTGGAGAAACATCTGAGTAGGGTTTGGTCAAGAAACATCGAGAAGAATCCAAAGCCTAAGGAAGAGTGGGAAATCGAATTGGCCAAACTGGAGATGAGTAATGTTATTGCTCGTGGTGCTTATGGTATTGTCTACAAAGGCATCTATGATGGTCAAGACGTTGCAG TGAAAGTGCTTGATTGGGGAGAAGATGGTTACGCGACAACGGCTGAGACTTCAGCTCTTCGTGCTTCGTTCCGACAAGAAGTTGGGGTTTGGCACAAACTTAACCATCCAAATGTCACCAAG tttgttGGAGCATCAATGGGGACAACAAATCTGAAGATACCTTCATCAGCTGAGATGGAGAACTCGTTGCCTCAGAGAGCTTGTTGTGTGGTTGTGGAGTATCTTCCTGGAGGAACTCTTAAGCAATATTTGTTCCGTAACAGGCGAAGGAAACTCGCTATTAGAGTTGTGGTTCAACTCGCTCTCGATCTCTCCCGAGG GCTAAGTTATTTGCATTCAGAGAGAATCGTTCATCGCGATGTGAAAACAGAGAACATGCTATTGGATTATCAGAGGAATCTAAagattgctgattttggagTGGCTAGAGTTGAAGCTCAGAATCCAAAGGACATGACTGGAGAAACTGGTACTCTTGGATACATGGCTCCAGAG GTTCTTGATGGTAAGCCATACAACAGAAGATGCGATGTTTACAGCTTCGGGATATGCTTGTGGGAGATTTATTGTTGTGCTATGCCTTATCCTGATCTCAGCTTTGCTGATGTTTCTTCTGCTGTTGTTCGTCAG AATCTGAGACCAGACATACCGAGATGTTGTCCGACATCATTATCGAACATAATGAAGAGATGTTGGGATGCGAATCCGGTGAAACGGCCAGAGATGGAGGAAGTCGTGAAGATGCTTGAAGGAGTCGACACTTCCAAAGGTGGCGGAATGATCCCGGAAGATCAGAGACCTGGCTGTTTCTGCTTTGTCTCCGGTCGTGGTccttga
- the LOC106399494 gene encoding homocysteine S-methyltransferase 3, with product MGSLVKEGTSSSSMTEFLEKCGGYAVVDGGFATELERHGADIKDPLWSAKCLITSPHLVTKVHLDYLESGANIIITASYQATIQGFVAKGLSVGEAESLLRRSGELSCEAREIFYNRCNKGSWDFDHAGKASRRPVLVAASVGSYGAYLADGSEYSGVYGDSVSKESLKDFHRRRVQILAKSGADLIAFETIPNKLEAEAYVDLLEEEGIDIPAWFAFTSKDGVTVPSGESIKECAEVADSCKKVVAIGINCTAPRYISDLIISLRQVTHKPIIVYPNSGEVYDGLNKKWIKSEEESEEDFVSYVSRWREEGASLFGGCCRTTPNTIKAIAKVLSCESSVPSKLKFW from the exons ATGGGATCATTAGTGAAAGAGGGAACGTCATCTTCGTCGATGACCGAGTTCTTAGAGAAGTGCGGCGGTTATGCGGTGGTGGATGGAGGGTTTGCGACAGAGCTAGAACGGCACGGAGCTGACATAAAGGATCCACTTTGGAGTGCCAAGTGCCTCATTACTTCTCCTCACCTCGTCACAAAG GTGCACTTGGATTACCTAGAGTCTGGAGCAAACATCATCATAACCGCATCATACCAG GCGACTATCCAAGGATTTGTAGCTAAGGGTTTATCGGTGGGAGAAGCGGAGAGTTTGCTGCGGAGGAGCGGAGAACTCTCGTGTGAGGCACGTGAGATTTTCTACAACAGATGCAACAAGGGTTCTTGGGATTTTGACCACGCCGGAAAAGCTTCCCGGCGACCGGTTCTTGTAGCAGCTTCCGTAGGTAGCTATGGAGCTTATCTCGCCGATGGCTCTGAATAcag CGGAGTATATGGAGATTCTGTGAGCAAGGAGTCATTGAAGGACTTCCATAGAAGAAGAGTCCAAATCCTAGCAAAATCGGGAGCCGATCTAATTGCGTTTGAGACCATTCCAAATAAGCTCGAAGCTGAG GCTTACGTGGATCTTCTTGAAGAGGAAGGCATAGACATTCCAGCATGGTTCGCGTTCACTTCCAAGGATGGAGTCACTGTGCCAAGTGGAGAGTCTATTAAAGAATGCGCGGAAGTGGCAGATTCTTGCAAGAAAGTGGTGGCCATTGGAATCAATTGTACTGCACCAAGATACATTAGTGATTTGATTATCTCCTTACGCCAG GTGACTCACAAACCGATCATTGTCTACCCAAATAGTGGAGAAGTCTATGACGGTCTGAACAAGAAATGGATT AAGTCAGAGGAAGAATCTGAGGAGGATTTTGTGTCGTACGTAAGTAGATGGAGAGAAGAAGGAGCATCTCTGTTTGGAGGGTGTTGTCGGACTACTCCAAACACCATCAAAGCCATTGCTAAAGTTCTCTCCTGCGAGTCTTCGGTACCATCCAAACTCAAATTCTGGTAG